ACGTCCCTGCCCCTGCATCAGCGGTACTTGTTACAAAAACAGTTTGAGAAAATCCAGTCAAGAAACTGAAGAGCAGAAACACCAGAATGGCACATTTAGAGTAGCGCATAATTAAAAATGAAATGCCAATTTACAATTTAATGTAATTATAGCATAAATATTTTTAACAAACAGCCGAAAATGAGCAATACAGTGGAAACCCTGTATAAACTTTCAAGCAATTTATACAGGGTTTCAATAGAGAATTCGTTTCTATTTTTTGGTGACCTTGAATTCTGTTCTACGATTTAGCGCTCTTCCCTCCGGATTATCCTTTCCATTAGGAAACTCATTTGGTGCAATAGGTCTGGTTTTTCCATAGCCGCGGCTGGTCATCCTGCTTTGTGCAATCCCTTTTCCTGCTAAATACTCAACACAAGATTTTGCTCTTCTGTCCGACAAATCCAGATTATATGCCTCTGAGCCTTTGCTATCAGTATGCGAACTGAGTTCAATTTCAATAGTTGGATTATCCACCATGATGGTATACAAATAATCTAATTTCTCTTTCGAGTCCTCTGTCAATGTTGCCTTATTAAATTCATACAAAACATTTTTTAACACAATTGGCTTATCAATTTCATAAGGTGTTAAACACAATTCCGGACTAAATAAAGTATCTCTTTGCGCCATCTGATCATACTTAAAGCTTAGGGTTTTACTAAAGTATTTATCCTTCTCCGCAGTCAGTTTAAAATAACGGTTACTGTTTACTCTAAAAGTGTATTTGCCCAAGGCATCTGTAGTGATTTTAAATTGCTGCACCGAATCAGCTAAAAGAACCATAGCATCCTTTAATGGCTTTAAAGTGTTACAATCTAACAATGATCCCTGAATAACCAGGTGCTCTTTTTTGACATGAAAAATTTCAAGGCAGCAAAGCGATTCACGATCAGAACTAATGTAACCCTCCGAATCATCATTGTTGAGCGGTGCAAAATAAAGATCATCTTTTGAAGAGTTAAATGGATACCCCAAATTACGGGGCTCAGACCACTGACTAAAATCACCTTCACTTTCAAAAAAGTCGAACCCGCCCATACCTACTCTTCCATTGCTACTAAACAACAATCTTTTAGTTGCGGGATTATAATACGGGGCCTCATCATCTTCTGAAGTATTGATGGTACTCCCCAAATTTACCGCCGTACCTAATGAACCATCAATGCGAATTGCCGAATACCATAAATCAAATTTGCCGGAACCGCCAGGCCTATCGGATGAAAATATCAGGTATTTCCCATCTTTTGTAACAAAAGGCTGCATGGCGTTAAAGCCCTTAACATTGATTTGACTGCCCAGCTCAACGGGATCTGACCATTCCTTTGCAGCACCCGGAGTAGCATTTAGCTGATAGATTTTCTTGGTGCCTTGTGTAGTCCAACTCGTAACATAAGCAATTTTCCCGTTGGGATGAAAAGCTGGTGCTCCCGATTCCTTGTCTTTCCCTTCAATAATTGTTTTTCTAACCGTTACATTCTGAGAAAGAGGATTGCCAGAAGTGATGTACACTGCATTTAAAAATGGGGTTTCTTTTTTAACAACCTTTACATCTTTACCTGTTAATATTTCCTTCTTACCTGCAGGCCCTACTGGTCTTGATGAGGTAAAATAGAGATTACCAGCCTTCACAGTCGGGGTATAGTTTGATCCCTTGTCATTCACCTCATTTTTCAATTTGTCCAATCTATATAACCTGGGATAGCGCAACTCATAAAGCGCGAACTGGCAGGAGGCAATTTCTTGTTTAGCTTTAGTGGCATAAGCATCTTTAAGCTTGTATTTAGCAAGAAATTCATTAAATGCATCAATAGCTTCAAGAAATTTCTGATTAGAGCGCAACGTTTCGGCGTACCAAAAGCCACTTAAAATATATTTAGGGTTAATAAAGTCGTTCGCCACTCCGTACCAGTGCTCCGCATCAGTATAGTTTTTGTATAATCTTAATGCTTCAGCAAGCTGGAAGGTACAATACTCAAAATCTTCCTTTTTGGGGCTTTCTTCTTTAATCTTATTTTCGAAACCATAAGGGATTATGAAGCCTTCACTATCAGACGAGATAGTCAGTGCTTTTTTATAATATACAGCCGCAGCATAATATTCTTTATTTTGAAAATATACATCAGCCACCCTTTTATTATTGGCTATAAATTGTGCTTGGACTGTGGAGGTAAATAAACAGAGGATCAGGAGTATCTTAGTTTTCATCGGGGTTTCATTAATGGGTAATGAATTCATATTAGTTCAGCTATAATCGTGGGCAAAAGAAGTTAGGGCCCAGTATTCCTTTTCTACCGGTAAATGAAACAGACAGCTCCAGTCCGCCTTTGCTCCCTGTAATCCGATTTAAGCTAGATGTATTAAAATCATAGCTTAATCCGAACACCATATTTCTGATGTGTAATCCAAAGAAAGCAATGGCTGAATCATCCACCCTGTAATTAGACCCAAAAAGTAGGTCAGACTCAGGATTAAGCATAAATTGCCCATATGCACCCATCGAAATTTCCCTTGCATTACCCTGTTTCATGTATAAGCCATTCGGAGTAAGATCAAAAGTTTCTGTGATTTTAATCCGGGCACCACCATGAGCTGCATAGCGAATAGGCATACGTATACTGTTTCCCAAAAATTTATCTACTGGTCTGGTTAGATGCGCAGCCATAATCCCGCCAAAAGCATTCACACCCTGATCAGGATTACCATCAAAGAACACGACTCCTGCGTTCACATCCGGAACAAGGGTATTGGTCGAAGAAAAAGACTCACTAAGGCCCAATCCCGGATCATACCCTGTTACAGGATTATACTGACTCCCCAATGTAATTTTTGAAGGGTCGAAACTCTTGTTTAAAATACCAGCCTGTAAACCAAAATTGATCATGCTTAGCCCTGCCCATCCGAAATGAATCCGGTAGGCACCGGAAACCAATGCACTTAATTGATTGTAATTGATGTCTCCAGCGTTTTGATTAAGCACCATTGCTCCAAAAGCCAGGTTGTTAACCGGGGCCATATCAAACGAAGCGCCCCCGGTTAAGAATGAGTTGGAGATCGGTCCCCATTGTTGTTTAGCATTTAATAAAACTCTATACTCCCCATCGGTAACCCCAGTTAAAGCCGGGTTTAACCATAGAGGGTGAGCATAATATTGTGAAAAGTGAGGGTCAATCTGTGCTGTTGCATTTAACATACCCAAACTTAAAAATGCTCCAGT
This is a stretch of genomic DNA from Candidatus Pedobacter colombiensis. It encodes these proteins:
- a CDS encoding OmpA family protein, with product MKTKILLILCLFTSTVQAQFIANNKRVADVYFQNKEYYAAAVYYKKALTISSDSEGFIIPYGFENKIKEESPKKEDFEYCTFQLAEALRLYKNYTDAEHWYGVANDFINPKYILSGFWYAETLRSNQKFLEAIDAFNEFLAKYKLKDAYATKAKQEIASCQFALYELRYPRLYRLDKLKNEVNDKGSNYTPTVKAGNLYFTSSRPVGPAGKKEILTGKDVKVVKKETPFLNAVYITSGNPLSQNVTVRKTIIEGKDKESGAPAFHPNGKIAYVTSWTTQGTKKIYQLNATPGAAKEWSDPVELGSQINVKGFNAMQPFVTKDGKYLIFSSDRPGGSGKFDLWYSAIRIDGSLGTAVNLGSTINTSEDDEAPYYNPATKRLLFSSNGRVGMGGFDFFESEGDFSQWSEPRNLGYPFNSSKDDLYFAPLNNDDSEGYISSDRESLCCLEIFHVKKEHLVIQGSLLDCNTLKPLKDAMVLLADSVQQFKITTDALGKYTFRVNSNRYFKLTAEKDKYFSKTLSFKYDQMAQRDTLFSPELCLTPYEIDKPIVLKNVLYEFNKATLTEDSKEKLDYLYTIMVDNPTIEIELSSHTDSKGSEAYNLDLSDRRAKSCVEYLAGKGIAQSRMTSRGYGKTRPIAPNEFPNGKDNPEGRALNRRTEFKVTKK
- a CDS encoding PorP/SprF family type IX secretion system membrane protein — protein: MKKLIRILATGAFLSLGMLNATAQIDPHFSQYYAHPLWLNPALTGVTDGEYRVLLNAKQQWGPISNSFLTGGASFDMAPVNNLAFGAMVLNQNAGDINYNQLSALVSGAYRIHFGWAGLSMINFGLQAGILNKSFDPSKITLGSQYNPVTGYDPGLGLSESFSSTNTLVPDVNAGVVFFDGNPDQGVNAFGGIMAAHLTRPVDKFLGNSIRMPIRYAAHGGARIKITETFDLTPNGLYMKQGNAREISMGAYGQFMLNPESDLLFGSNYRVDDSAIAFFGLHIRNMVFGLSYDFNTSSLNRITGSKGGLELSVSFTGRKGILGPNFFCPRL